A genomic stretch from Arvicanthis niloticus isolate mArvNil1 chromosome 12, mArvNil1.pat.X, whole genome shotgun sequence includes:
- the LOC117717667 gene encoding uncharacterized protein LOC117717667 produces the protein MDAVTYDDVHVNFTDEEWNLLDPSQKNLYKDVMQETYWNLTAIGYSWEGHHIEKQHQSSRRHERHKRSHSGEKPHECNQCGKAFSCPSHLQRHKRTHTGEKPYECNQCGKAFSYHSSLQYHKRTHTGDKPYECNECGKTFAIPSNLQRHKRTHTGEQCYECNQCGKAFSYHSGLQYHKRAHRGEKPYECNQCGKAFSCHSSLQCHKRTHSGEKPYECNQCGKAFARPIHLQNHIRTHTGEKPYECNQCGKAFARTSTLQRHKSTHTEEKPYKCNQCGKAYSEEKTLQYHKRIHTGEKPYECNQCGKTFARPSHLQYHKRTHTGKQRHECNQCGKAFSCHSSLQNHKRTHTGEKPYECNQCGKAFSYHSSLQYHKRIHTGEKPYECNECGKAFAVYSNLQYHKRAHTAEKPYECNQCGKAFSCHSSLKYHKRTHSGEKPYECNQCGKDFGRPSLLQSHKRIHTGEKPYECNQCGKAYSEKKTLQYHKRTHSREKLYE, from the exons ATG gatgcagtgacttatgatgatgtgcatgtgaacttcactgacgaagagtggaatttgctggatccttcccagaagaatctctacaaagatgtgatgcaggaaacctactggaacctcactgctatag gttacagttgggaaggTCATCATATTGAAAAACAACATCAAAGTTCTAGAAGACATGAAAG GCACAAAAGAAGTCATAGTGGAGAGAAACcgcatgaatgtaatcaatgtggtaaagccttttcatgtcccagtcatctccaaagacataaaagaacacatactggagagaaaccgtatgaatgtaatcaatgtggtaaagccttttcatatcacagtagtctccaatatcataaaagaacacatacaggagataaaccttatgaatgtaatgaatgtggtaaaacctttgcaATAcccagtaatctccaaagacataaaagaacacatactggagagcaatgttatgaatgtaatcagtgtggtaaagccttttcatatcacagtggtctccaatatcataaaagagcACATcgtggagaaaaaccttatgaatgtaatcaatgtggtaaagccttttcatgtcacagtagtctccaatgtcataaaagaacacatagtggagagaaaccctatgaatgtaatcaatgtgggaaagcctttgcaagacccaTTCATCTCCAAAATCatataagaacacatactggagagaaaccttatgaatgtaatcaatgtgggaaagcctttgcAAGAACCAGtactctccaaagacataaaagtacacatactgaagagaaaccctataaatgtaatcaatgtggtaaagcctattcagaagagaaaactctccaatatcataaaagaatacatactggagagaaaccctatgaatgtaatcaatgtggtaaaacctttgcaAGACCCAGCCATctgcaatatcataaaagaacacatactggaaagCAAcgtcatgaatgtaatcaatgtggtaaagccttttcatgtcatagTAGTctccaaaatcataaaagaacccataccggagagaaaccttatgaatgtaatcaatgtggtaaagccttttcatatcataGTAGTCTCCAgtatcataaaagaatacatactggagaaaaaccttatgaatgtaatgaatgtggtaaagcctttgcagtatacagtaatctccaatatcataaaagagcacatactgcagagaaaccctatgaatgtaatcaatgtggtaaagccttttcctgCCACAGTAgtctcaaatatcataaaagaacacatagtggagagaaaccctatgaatgtaatcaatgtgggaAAGACTTTGGAAGACCCAGTcttctccaaagtcataaaagaatacatactggcgaaaaaccctatgaatgtaatcaatgtggtaaagcctattcagaaaagaaaactctccagtatcataaaagaacacatagtagagagaaactgtatgaatga